In Toxotes jaculatrix isolate fToxJac2 chromosome 11, fToxJac2.pri, whole genome shotgun sequence, a single genomic region encodes these proteins:
- the pgbd5 gene encoding piggyBac transposable element-derived protein 5 isoform X2 codes for MAECGRKALSLLEAARSRYESLQISDDVFGESGDDSSDNPFYSTSGDSDSDNYIAEVGEEEQQQQQQQPSGAGPPGSLSRSQAEEEGWTETLQDVTVPTYKETYGPAQKMPATATALDFFQLFVPDNCIQNMITQTNMYAKKFQERFGADEGWRPVTAQEMKAFLGFVTSTSVHRCESVLSIWSSGFFSNRSIALKMSQARFEKILKYFHIVAFRPSQGSNQGLYKIQPFLDSLQQSFGCTFRPSQTQVLHEPLIDEDPVFITTCTERELRKRKKRKFSLWVRQCTSTGFICQISVHLKEGQGTDGLATLKNKPQLHSLVAKQLCQNISGKNTIIFTGPSITSLSLFTEFSKQDIFCCGLLSTRKSDCTGLPQGMLVCGSTPAQRGQSRVMMKGSMSLISWYNKGHFRFLTNAYSPTKQGLIIKRKSGEIPCPLAVEAFAAHLSYICKYDDKYSKYFIFHKPNKTWQQVFWLSISIAINNAYILYKMSDAYTVKRYSRAQFGERLVRELLDLDDCSPTQ; via the exons atggcGGAGTGCGGGCGGAAGGCGCTGTCTCTCCTGGAAGCGGCCCGCTCCCGGTACGAGAGCCTGCAGATATCCGACGACGTGTTTGGCGAGTCCGGGGATGACAGCAGCGACAATCCCTTCTACAGCACCTCCGGAGACTCCGACTCCGACAACTACATAGCCGAGGTAGgcgaggaggagcagcagcaacagcagcagcagcc CAGCGGAGCCGGTCCCCCGggctctctgtcccgtagtcaggcagaggaggagggctggaCGGAGACTCTGCAGGATGTTACGGTGCCGACGTACAAAGAGACATATG GCCCTGCTCAGAAGATGCCGGCCACCGCCACAGCCTTGGACTTTTTTCAGCTCTTCGTTCCGGACAATTGCATCCAAAACATGATCACCCAGACTAACATGTATGCCAAGAAGTTCCAGGAGCGTTTCGGCGCAGACGAAGGTTGGCGTCCTGTCACCGCCCAGGAGATGAAGGCCTTCCTAGGCTTTGTCACCTCCACCAGTGTGCACCGCTGCGAGTCGGTGCTCAGCATCTGGAGCTCAGGCTTCTTCAGCAACCGGAGCATCGCCTTGAAGATGAGCCAGGCACGTTTTGAGAAGATTCTCAAGTACTTCCACATTGTGGCCTTCCGGCCGTCACAAGGAAGCAACCAGGGCCTGTACAAGATCCAGCCTTTCCTGGACTCACTGCAGCAGTCATTCGGCTGCACATTCAGAccttcacagacacag gttctCCATGAGCCCTTGATAGACGAGGATCCAGTGTTCATCACCACTTGTACGGAAAGagagctgaggaagaggaagaagaggaagttcAGCCTCTGGGTTCGACAGTGCACCTCCACTGGATTCATCTGTCAG atctcagtccatctgaaGGAGGGCCAGGGTACAGACGGTCTGGCCACCTTGAAGAACAAGCCTCAGCTCCACAGCCTCGTGGCCAAGCAGCTCTGCCAGAACATCTCTGGCAAGAACACCATCATCTTCACCGGGCCGTCCATCACGAGCCTCAGTCTTTTCACTGAATTCAGCAAACAAG ATATCTTCTGCTGTGGTCTGCTGAGCACCAGGAAGAGCGACTGTACAGGTTTACCACAGGGCATGTTGGTCTGCGGCTCCACACCAGCGCAGCGCGGCCAATCACGAGTAATGATGAAAGGCAGCATGTCACTGATCAGCTGGTACAACAAGGGACACTTCAGGTTCCTCACCAACGCATACTCCCCGACAAAACAAG gTTTGATCATCAAGAGAAAAAGTGGGGAGATCCCATGTCCTCTGGCTGTTGAGGCCTTTGCAGCGCACCTCAGCTACATCTGCAAATATGACGACAAGTACAGCAA gtACTTTATCTTCCACAAGCCCAACAAGACCTGGCAGCAGGTGTTCTGGTTGAGTATCAGCATCGCCATCAACAACGCGTACATCCTCTACAAGATGTCTGACGCCTACACGGTCAAACGCTACAGCCGAGCGCAGTTTGGAGAGAGACTGGTCAGGGAGCTGCTGGATCTAGACGACTGCTCCCCCACTCagtga
- the pgbd5 gene encoding piggyBac transposable element-derived protein 5 isoform X1, translating to MAECGRKALSLLEAARSRYESLQISDDVFGESGDDSSDNPFYSTSGDSDSDNYIAEVGEEEQQQQQQQPQHHHHHHHQKRGDKESGHSGGAGGGSSGAGPPGSLSRSQAEEEGWTETLQDVTVPTYKETYGPAQKMPATATALDFFQLFVPDNCIQNMITQTNMYAKKFQERFGADEGWRPVTAQEMKAFLGFVTSTSVHRCESVLSIWSSGFFSNRSIALKMSQARFEKILKYFHIVAFRPSQGSNQGLYKIQPFLDSLQQSFGCTFRPSQTQVLHEPLIDEDPVFITTCTERELRKRKKRKFSLWVRQCTSTGFICQISVHLKEGQGTDGLATLKNKPQLHSLVAKQLCQNISGKNTIIFTGPSITSLSLFTEFSKQDIFCCGLLSTRKSDCTGLPQGMLVCGSTPAQRGQSRVMMKGSMSLISWYNKGHFRFLTNAYSPTKQGLIIKRKSGEIPCPLAVEAFAAHLSYICKYDDKYSKYFIFHKPNKTWQQVFWLSISIAINNAYILYKMSDAYTVKRYSRAQFGERLVRELLDLDDCSPTQ from the exons atggcGGAGTGCGGGCGGAAGGCGCTGTCTCTCCTGGAAGCGGCCCGCTCCCGGTACGAGAGCCTGCAGATATCCGACGACGTGTTTGGCGAGTCCGGGGATGACAGCAGCGACAATCCCTTCTACAGCACCTCCGGAGACTCCGACTCCGACAACTACATAGCCGAGGTAGgcgaggaggagcagcagcaacagcagcagcagccgcagcaccaccaccaccaccaccaccaaaaacGGGGCGATAAGGAGAGCGGGCACAGCGGGGGAGCAGGAGGTGGCAGCAGCGGAGCCGGTCCCCCGggctctctgtcccgtagtcaggcagaggaggagggctggaCGGAGACTCTGCAGGATGTTACGGTGCCGACGTACAAAGAGACATATG GCCCTGCTCAGAAGATGCCGGCCACCGCCACAGCCTTGGACTTTTTTCAGCTCTTCGTTCCGGACAATTGCATCCAAAACATGATCACCCAGACTAACATGTATGCCAAGAAGTTCCAGGAGCGTTTCGGCGCAGACGAAGGTTGGCGTCCTGTCACCGCCCAGGAGATGAAGGCCTTCCTAGGCTTTGTCACCTCCACCAGTGTGCACCGCTGCGAGTCGGTGCTCAGCATCTGGAGCTCAGGCTTCTTCAGCAACCGGAGCATCGCCTTGAAGATGAGCCAGGCACGTTTTGAGAAGATTCTCAAGTACTTCCACATTGTGGCCTTCCGGCCGTCACAAGGAAGCAACCAGGGCCTGTACAAGATCCAGCCTTTCCTGGACTCACTGCAGCAGTCATTCGGCTGCACATTCAGAccttcacagacacag gttctCCATGAGCCCTTGATAGACGAGGATCCAGTGTTCATCACCACTTGTACGGAAAGagagctgaggaagaggaagaagaggaagttcAGCCTCTGGGTTCGACAGTGCACCTCCACTGGATTCATCTGTCAG atctcagtccatctgaaGGAGGGCCAGGGTACAGACGGTCTGGCCACCTTGAAGAACAAGCCTCAGCTCCACAGCCTCGTGGCCAAGCAGCTCTGCCAGAACATCTCTGGCAAGAACACCATCATCTTCACCGGGCCGTCCATCACGAGCCTCAGTCTTTTCACTGAATTCAGCAAACAAG ATATCTTCTGCTGTGGTCTGCTGAGCACCAGGAAGAGCGACTGTACAGGTTTACCACAGGGCATGTTGGTCTGCGGCTCCACACCAGCGCAGCGCGGCCAATCACGAGTAATGATGAAAGGCAGCATGTCACTGATCAGCTGGTACAACAAGGGACACTTCAGGTTCCTCACCAACGCATACTCCCCGACAAAACAAG gTTTGATCATCAAGAGAAAAAGTGGGGAGATCCCATGTCCTCTGGCTGTTGAGGCCTTTGCAGCGCACCTCAGCTACATCTGCAAATATGACGACAAGTACAGCAA gtACTTTATCTTCCACAAGCCCAACAAGACCTGGCAGCAGGTGTTCTGGTTGAGTATCAGCATCGCCATCAACAACGCGTACATCCTCTACAAGATGTCTGACGCCTACACGGTCAAACGCTACAGCCGAGCGCAGTTTGGAGAGAGACTGGTCAGGGAGCTGCTGGATCTAGACGACTGCTCCCCCACTCagtga
- the pgbd5 gene encoding piggyBac transposable element-derived protein 5 isoform X3: protein MAECGRKALSLLEAARSRYESLQISDDVFGESGDDSSDNPFYSTSGDSDSDNYIAEVGEEEHGGAGGGSSGAGPPGSLSRSQAEEEGWTETLQDVTVPTYKETYGPAQKMPATATALDFFQLFVPDNCIQNMITQTNMYAKKFQERFGADEGWRPVTAQEMKAFLGFVTSTSVHRCESVLSIWSSGFFSNRSIALKMSQARFEKILKYFHIVAFRPSQGSNQGLYKIQPFLDSLQQSFGCTFRPSQTQVLHEPLIDEDPVFITTCTERELRKRKKRKFSLWVRQCTSTGFICQISVHLKEGQGTDGLATLKNKPQLHSLVAKQLCQNISGKNTIIFTGPSITSLSLFTEFSKQDIFCCGLLSTRKSDCTGLPQGMLVCGSTPAQRGQSRVMMKGSMSLISWYNKGHFRFLTNAYSPTKQGLIIKRKSGEIPCPLAVEAFAAHLSYICKYDDKYSKYFIFHKPNKTWQQVFWLSISIAINNAYILYKMSDAYTVKRYSRAQFGERLVRELLDLDDCSPTQ from the exons atggcGGAGTGCGGGCGGAAGGCGCTGTCTCTCCTGGAAGCGGCCCGCTCCCGGTACGAGAGCCTGCAGATATCCGACGACGTGTTTGGCGAGTCCGGGGATGACAGCAGCGACAATCCCTTCTACAGCACCTCCGGAGACTCCGACTCCGACAACTACATAGCCGAGGTAGgcgaggaggagca CGGGGGAGCAGGAGGTGGCAGCAGCGGAGCCGGTCCCCCGggctctctgtcccgtagtcaggcagaggaggagggctggaCGGAGACTCTGCAGGATGTTACGGTGCCGACGTACAAAGAGACATATG GCCCTGCTCAGAAGATGCCGGCCACCGCCACAGCCTTGGACTTTTTTCAGCTCTTCGTTCCGGACAATTGCATCCAAAACATGATCACCCAGACTAACATGTATGCCAAGAAGTTCCAGGAGCGTTTCGGCGCAGACGAAGGTTGGCGTCCTGTCACCGCCCAGGAGATGAAGGCCTTCCTAGGCTTTGTCACCTCCACCAGTGTGCACCGCTGCGAGTCGGTGCTCAGCATCTGGAGCTCAGGCTTCTTCAGCAACCGGAGCATCGCCTTGAAGATGAGCCAGGCACGTTTTGAGAAGATTCTCAAGTACTTCCACATTGTGGCCTTCCGGCCGTCACAAGGAAGCAACCAGGGCCTGTACAAGATCCAGCCTTTCCTGGACTCACTGCAGCAGTCATTCGGCTGCACATTCAGAccttcacagacacag gttctCCATGAGCCCTTGATAGACGAGGATCCAGTGTTCATCACCACTTGTACGGAAAGagagctgaggaagaggaagaagaggaagttcAGCCTCTGGGTTCGACAGTGCACCTCCACTGGATTCATCTGTCAG atctcagtccatctgaaGGAGGGCCAGGGTACAGACGGTCTGGCCACCTTGAAGAACAAGCCTCAGCTCCACAGCCTCGTGGCCAAGCAGCTCTGCCAGAACATCTCTGGCAAGAACACCATCATCTTCACCGGGCCGTCCATCACGAGCCTCAGTCTTTTCACTGAATTCAGCAAACAAG ATATCTTCTGCTGTGGTCTGCTGAGCACCAGGAAGAGCGACTGTACAGGTTTACCACAGGGCATGTTGGTCTGCGGCTCCACACCAGCGCAGCGCGGCCAATCACGAGTAATGATGAAAGGCAGCATGTCACTGATCAGCTGGTACAACAAGGGACACTTCAGGTTCCTCACCAACGCATACTCCCCGACAAAACAAG gTTTGATCATCAAGAGAAAAAGTGGGGAGATCCCATGTCCTCTGGCTGTTGAGGCCTTTGCAGCGCACCTCAGCTACATCTGCAAATATGACGACAAGTACAGCAA gtACTTTATCTTCCACAAGCCCAACAAGACCTGGCAGCAGGTGTTCTGGTTGAGTATCAGCATCGCCATCAACAACGCGTACATCCTCTACAAGATGTCTGACGCCTACACGGTCAAACGCTACAGCCGAGCGCAGTTTGGAGAGAGACTGGTCAGGGAGCTGCTGGATCTAGACGACTGCTCCCCCACTCagtga
- the cog2 gene encoding conserved oligomeric Golgi complex subunit 2 encodes MNLPKGPDSLCFDKDVFMKDDFDVDQFVAECRKQVQLEEMREDLELYYKLLKTAMVELINKDYADFVNLSTNLVGMDKALNQLSVPLGQLREEVMSLRLCVSEVIQAIDNQLSKQEDLQKKKVCVLRLIQVVRSVEKIEKILHSQNSKESSSLEISSPLLAGQILERIATEFNQLQFHAVQSKGMPLLDKVRPRIAGITSMLQQSLEGLLIEGLQTSNVDMVRHCLRTYATIDKTRDAEALVGQVLVKPYMDQVIVEEVVKSSPNGLQLMYTRLLEFVPHHCRLLREVTGGAISSDKADIVPGYDFLVNSVWPEIIKGIEERLAYLFNPGNPDIFYERYSVSMDFVRRFERQCSSQASVKRLRVHPSYTSFHNKWNLPVYFQLRYKETAGSLENAISDGLEAAPAGSAYHLQVSEVLWSCLVRCWSDKIYLSPLAHRFWKLTLQLYSRYAKFLDEVLTKIPPPEVTKEPARPLPSSASSTSSRTSMDDGGSESGSPASLSTKQLVHIAADIQKLQEKIPELSEMVRQRLEAIGFKNFAIVEDALADSKACLSSSVPTLNARMTQHLTERCCRFLKSASEVPRLYRRTNKDLPVRASAYMDNALRPLHQLLTDSTGLVTPSTAQEWLRVALSDCTQRYYETISEVLSSVRKMEESLKRLKQARKGATTTTTAGTNGGPTDDSKIRLQLALDVEYLGEQIQKMGLQPSDISMFSTLMDLVKEARELAEQNQ; translated from the exons ATGAACCTGCCAAAAGGACCAGATTCTCTGTGCTTCGACAAGGATGTTTTTATGAAG GATGACTTTGACGTTGACCAGTTTGTGGCGGAGTGTCGGAAACAGGTCCAgctggaggagatgagagaggacCTGGAGCTCTACTACAAGCTGCTGAAAACAGCCATGGTGGAGCTCATCAACAAGGACTATGCAGATTTTGTTAACCTATCCACCAACCTG gTGGGGATGGACAAAGCCCTCAATCAGCTTTCTGTGCCACTGGGACAGTTACGAGAAGAGGTTATG AGCCTGCGTCTCTGTGTGAGCGAAGTAATTCAGGCCATAGACAACCAGCTGTCAAAACAGGAagatctgcagaaaaaaaag GTATGTGTATTGAGGCTAATCCAGGTGGTGCGCTCAGTGGAGAAGATTGAGAAGATCCTCCACTCACAGAACTCCAAGGAATCCAGCTCTCTGGAAATCAGCAG TCCTTTGTTAGCAGGTCAGATCCTAGAGAGGATAGCTACAGAATTCAACCAGCTGCAGTTCCACGCCGTACAGAGCAAAGGCATGCCCCTGCTGGACAAAGTCAGACCT CGTATAGCAGGGATCACCTCCATGCTGCAGCAGTCTCTAGAGGGCCTGCTGATCGAGGGTCTGCAAACATCCAACGTGGACATGGTGCGTCACTGCCTGAGGACATATGCCACCATAGACAAGACCCGAGATGCTGAGGCCCTGGTAGGACAGGTGCTGGTCAAACCATACATGGACCAG gTAATAGTAGAAGAGGTGGTGAAGTCCAGCCCGAATGGTCTCCAGCTGATGTACACGAGACTGCTGGAGTTTGTTCCTCATCACTGTAGACTGCTGAGAGAGGTGACTGGAGGAGCCATATCCAG tgaCAAAGCTGACATAGTGCCAGGTTATGATTTCCTGGTGAACTCTGTGTGGCCAGAGATAATCAAAGGGATAGAAGAAAGGTTGGCCTACCTCTTCAACCCTGGAAACCCTGACATATTCTATGAG CGCTACAGCGTGAGCATGGACTTTGTGCGGCGGTTTGAGCGTCAGTGCAGCTCACAGGCCAGTGTGAAGAGACTGAGAGTACATCCTTCATACACCAGCTTCCACAACAAATGGAACCTGCCTGTCTACTTTCAACTACG GTACAAGGAAACAGCAGGAAGTCTGGAGAACGCCATAAGTGATGGACTAGAGGCAGCACCAG CTGGCAGTGCATACCACCTGCAGGTGTCTGAGGTGTTGTGGTCCTGTCTAGTGAGGTGCTGGTCTGACAAGATCTACCTGTCACCTCTGGCCCATCGCTTCTGGAAACTCACACTGCAGCTCTACTCTAGATATGCTAAATTTCTGGATGAG GTGTTGACTAAGATTCCACCCCCTGAGGTGACTAAAGAGCCAGCCAGACCTCTGCCCAGctcagcctcctccacctccagccgAACTTCAATGGATGATGGTGGCAGTGAGAGTGGGAGTCCCGCCTCCCTGTCCACCAAACAGCTCGTCCACATTGCCGCTGACATTCAAAAGCTTCAGGAGaag ATACCAGAGTTGTCAGAAATGGTCAGACAGCGTTTAGAAGCTATTGGATTCAAAAACTTTGCTATTGTGGAAG ATGCTCTAGCAGACTCCAAAGCTTGCCTGTCGAGCAGCGTTCCCACTCTGAACGCCAGGATGACCCAGCATCTGACTGAACGCTGCTGCCGCTTCCTGAAGAGTGCCTCTGAGGTTCCACGACTCTACCGCAGGACTAATAAG GATCTGCCAGTCCGTGCATCAGCGTACATGGACAACGCCTTACGTCCGTTACACCAGTTGCTGACAGACTCAACGGGGCTGGTCACTCCCTCTACAGCACAGGAATGGCTGCGAGTAGCTCTTTCTGACTGCACACAGAG GTACTATGAGACCATCTCAGAGGTGCTGAGCTCGgtgagaaagatggaggagagtcTGAAGCGACTGAAGCAAGCCAGAAAGGGTGCGACCACAACTACCACGGCAGGAACAAACGGTGGACCCACGGATGACAGCAAGATCCGTCTTCAGCTGGCACTGGATGTGGAGTACCTGGGTGAACAG ATCCAGAAGATGGGTCTTCAACCAAGTGACATCTCCATGTTTTCCACTCTCATGGACCTTGTGAAAGAGGCCAGAGAGCTTGCTGAACAGAACCAGTAA
- the agt gene encoding angiotensinogen, with protein MQRSLLLVLLLCGCLSGNQANRVYVHPFYLFASENVSCETLQTQTSKPLLTLPVAPLDIEVLTPDSRDPSKLDTQRQNITERTAVLAGLLNSLGLRMYQALSSKQHGANTLLSPVNTFGSLVTFYLGASKKTASSFQLLLGLSSGTDREDCVSLVDGHKVLKTLQSINSLVDDGPKDEITTQVWAFTRQDVQLSEDFIQGTQDFSDTSFIRSVDFSKPQEAEQVVNSFVEKTSDGKVKSIFKDLNSSSSDLLFISSFNFQGSWKTAFQPERTSLQEFHVDQTTTVMAPMMTHTGQYHYLNDKMRRCTVVKLSLSKRSYMLLVLPHEGANLHDIESKLLTDVISGWHQSLQEGLLELSLPKFSMSSVTDLRDLLTDMNPEIEAELLGSRAEFSQLSNTKPFTIDKAVNKVLFEMSEEGAEPQDKIQEAGVPVKLSINRPFFFSVIEGYSNAILMLGRITNPTL; from the exons ATGCAGAGATCGCTCCTTCTAGTCCTCCTGCTGTGCGGCTGCCTGTCAGGAAATCAGGCCAACCGCGTCTACGTCCACCCCTTCTATCTCTTTGCTTCGGAGAATGTCAGCTGCGAGACCCTGCAGACCCAGACGTCCAAGCCCCTGCTGACACTTCCTGTGGCTCCCCTTGATATTGAAGTTCTAACACCAGACAGCAGGGACCCGTCAAAACtggacacacagaggcagaacaTCACAGAGAGGACGGCGGTTCTGGCAGGGCTGTTGAACTCTCTGGGCCTGAGGATGTACCAGGCTCTCAGCAGCAAGCAGCACGGTGCCaacaccctcctctctcctgtcaacACCTTTGGATCCCTCGTCACTTTCTACCTGGGAGCCTCCAAGAAGACAGCGAGCTCGTTCCAG CTTCTTTTGGGCCTGAGCAGTGGCACTGACCGAGAGGACTGTGTGTCCTTAGTGGATGGACACAAGGTTCTCAAGACCCTGCAGAGCATTAACTCTCTGGTGGACGACGGACCCAAAGATGAAATCACCACCCAGGTCTGGGCCTTCACTCGTCAGGATGTTCAGCTATCCGAGGACTTTATTCAGGGCACACAGGACTTCTCAGACACATCGTTCATCCGCAGCGTGGACTTCTCCAAACCTCAGGAGGCTGAGCAAGTGGTGAACAGCTTTGTAGAGAAGACGTCCGATGGGAAAGTGAAGAGCATCTTCAAAGATCTGAACTCCTCCAGCAGTGACCTTCTGTTCATTTCCTCCTTCAACTTCCAAG GCAGCTGGAAGACAGCCTTCCAGCCAGAGAGGACCTCCTTGCAGGAGTTTCATGTGGATCAAACAACCACAGTGATGGCTCCAATGATGACCCACACGGGTCAGTATCACTACCTGAATGACAAG ATGCGGCGGTGCACTGTTGTGAAACTGTCTTTGAGCAAACGGTCATACATGTTGCTGGTCCTGCCTCATGAAGGGGCCAACCTCCATGACATAGAGTCGAAGCTGCTCACAGACGTCATTTCTGGCTGGCACCAGAGCCTCCAGGAAGG TCTGCTCGAGCTGTCCCTGCCAAAGTTCTCCATGTCTTCTGTGACCGATCTGCGTGACCTATTGACCGACATGAATCCAGAAATTGAGGCGGAACTGTTGGGCTCCCGGGCTGAGTTCAGCCAACTCAGCAACACCAAACCCTTCACTATAGATAAG GCGGTTAATAAGGTGTTGTTTGAGATGTCAGAAGAAGGAGCAGAACCTCAGGACAAGATACAAGAAGCAGGTGTCCCTGTGAAATTGTCCATCAACAGGCCTTTCTTCTTTTCCGTCATAGAAGGATATTCTAACGCCATCCTCATGCTTGGCAGGATCACAAATCCTACACTCTAA